In Phocoena phocoena chromosome 11, mPhoPho1.1, whole genome shotgun sequence, one DNA window encodes the following:
- the LOC136130663 gene encoding potassium voltage-gated channel subfamily E member 3-like has protein sequence MERVRVDQRGRETRKASEGEHPPILPPPESLLLWRPPHGTETWYESLHAVLKALNATLHSNLLCWPGSDNLTEERQATLPGRDDNSYRYILFIMFLFAATVGSLILGYTRSRQVDKHSDPYHVYIKNQVSML, from the coding sequence ATGGAGAGAGTTAGGGTTGATCAGAGAGGACGAGAGACAAGGAAGGCTTCTGAAGGAGAGCATCCTCCGATTCTTCCCCCACCTGAATCCCTGTTGCTATGGAGACCACCACATGGGACTGAGACCTGGTATGAGAGCCTGCACGCTGTGCTGAAGGCTCTAAATGCCACTCTTCACAGCAACTTGCTCTGCTGGCCAGGGTCAGACAACCTGACTGAGGAGAGGCAGGCCACCCTACCTGGCCGCGATGACAACTCCTACAGGTACATTCTCTTCATCATGTTCCTATTTGCTGCCACTGTGGGCAGCCTCATCCTGGGATACACCCGCTCCCGCCAAGTGGATAAGCACAGTGACCCCTATCATGTATACATCAAGAACCAGGTGTCTATGCTCTGA